A single Trypanosoma brucei gambiense DAL972 chromosome 9, complete sequence DNA region contains:
- a CDS encoding poly(A) export protein, putative has protein sequence MFPFYSCDQGKGAHEVQSPPGDTISSIRFSPAGCPLLLVGATSWDKSCRVWQVDNSSRSAAISSKPLSLAESGAPILDMSFSEDGRVFFGGCDKSATMWNLTTGQKTVVASHDLPISCLSYVLSPTGGDMLITGSWDGKLRYWDMKQPRPVKEDLLGEPIFALDAQRSFPMAACVTGRKVHVFNMQFMSKVMELDPPKMMKFSLRCVACSPQHDGVAVGSSEGRVSFIPLRQESGCTFKAHVVEENNVFYMHQTNFCSIDSKTGRMITGGGDGRIAVWDYKKRCNVCYENDPKLPNRNNSISAGDISADCSLLAYARSYDWAMGKTRAITNEPHTIHIRSANPTQLKAR, from the coding sequence ATGTTTCCGTTTTACTCATGCGACCAGGGTAAAGGTGCACACGAGGTGCAAAGCCCACCAGGTGATACCATAAGCTCGATCCGTTTCTCCCCTGCAGGATGTCCGCTGTTGCTTGTAGGCGCAACATCATGGGACAAAAGTTGTCGTGTATGGCAGGTTGATAATTCGTCCAGAAGCGCAGCCATTAGTTCCAAACCGTTAAGCCTTGCAGAAAGTGGCGCCCCAATTTTGGATATGTCGTTTTCGGAAGATGGCAGGGTGTTCTTTGGTGGGTGTGACAAGAGCGCAACGATGTGGAATCTAACGACTGGTCAAAAAACCGTTGTCGCATCCCACGACCTTCCGATTAGTTGCCTGTCCTACGTGTTGTCACCAACCGGAGGTGACATGTTAATAACAGGAAGCTGGGATGGTAAGTTACGATACTGGGACATGAAGCAGCCGCGACCTGTTAAGGAGGATTTACTTGGTGAGCCGATATTTGCACTTGATGCGCAAAGATCGTTTCCTATGGCCGCATGCGTCACCGGACGCAAAGTGCACGTTTTTAACATGCAGTTTATGTCGAAGGTGATGGAACTGGACCCCCCCAAAATGATGAAGTTCAGTTTACGATGTGTTGCTTGTTCACCTCAGCATGATGGGGTTGCCGTTGGGAGCTCGGAGGGGAGGGTATCGTTCATTCCTTTGAGACAAGAAAGTGGCTGCACATTTAAAGCTCATGTCGTTGAAGAGAACAATGTTTTCTATATGCACCAAACGAATTTCTGCTCGATAGATTCGAAGACCGGACGAATGATAACTGGTGGTGGGGATGGTCGCATTGCCGTCTGGGATTATAAAAAGAGGTGCAACGTATGCTATGAAAATGATCCGAAGTTGCCAAACAGGAATAACTCGATTTCTGCCGGAGACATTAGTGCCGACTGCTCTTTGCTTGCGTACGCACGTAGCTATGATTGGGCAATGGGAAAGACGCGCGCGATTACGAACGAGCCTCATACAATACACATAAGATCTGCTAATCCTACACAGCTGAAAGCAAGATAG
- a CDS encoding T. brucei spp.-specific protein, with product MTCFSASVWAVACVKCLAALFPLCTCCGDMFPTTFLSPAFFFLQITTMIMVATVDAVFPPTALTS from the coding sequence ATGACTTGTTTCTCCGCGTCAGTATGGGCAGTTGCGTGCGTAAAGTGTCTCGCAGCGCTATTTCCTCTCTGCACGTGTTGCGGCGACATGTTTCCTACGACTTTCTTGTctcccgctttttttttcttgcaaaTAACGACGATGATTATGGTTGCTACTGTTGAtgctgtttttccccctacGGCGCTTACTTCGTAA
- a CDS encoding syntaxin, putative, whose product MSDVKGALTRLERLHEACGGAGLSTVGALPADGGANMSVNEVGSYEKGQYHVACLMKRARESMTILAETGESMDIARRAEISNSIRRDMSAVKKECTALNRVAMKEGKRGDYMQLLSFVNKTEQFQRRLHNGPVLGEASGAIGDGSTHVGGTTPGVPEANAVTTDSENREVGSFISASEVEGFLQFFEETRKRDAEIDQVLERISAGVTRLQENALTLRSELCTQQRLLDDTEEKVDGIHAKLDSLNIKLRRTLEQVDKDRMSVYILCCLLLLGIYGAIYNVSR is encoded by the coding sequence ATGTCGGATGTAAAAGGGGCGCTTACACGCCTGGAGCGCCTGCACGAGGCGTGCGGCGGTGCCGGTCTTTCAACCGTGGGAGCGTTACCGGCTGACGGTGGGGCAAATATGAGTGTCAACGAAGTGGGTTCCTACGAGAAAGGCCAATACCATGTCGCCTGCTTGATGAAGAGAGCAAGAGAGAGTATGACTATCCTGGCGGAGACTGGGGAATCCATGGACATAGCGCGGAGAGCCGAGATATCAAATTCGATCCGGCGGGATATGAGTGCTGTTAAGAAAGAGTGCACAGCCTTGAATCGGGTGGCaatgaaggaggggaagCGTGGTGACTACATgcaacttctttcttttgttaataAGACCGAGCAATTTCAACGCCGTCTCCATAATGGCCCAGTGTTGGGTGAGGCTTCAGGAGCAATAGGTGATGGGAGCACACACGTCGGTGGAACTACTCCAGGGGTGCCGGAAGCTAATGCGGTCACTACCGATTCAGAAAACCGCGAAGTCGGCTCGTTTATTTCGGCCAGTGAAGTTGAAGGGTTTCTCCAGTTTTTTGAAGAAACGAGGAAGCGTGACGCTGAAATAGATCAGGTATTGGAGAGAATCAGCGCCGGCGTTACGCGTTTACAAGAAAACGCGTTGACACTTCGTTCCGAACTGTGTACACAACAGCGTCTTCTCGACGATACGGAAGAAAAGGTCGATGGTATACACGCAAAGTTGGACTCCTTGAATATCAAACTTCGTCGCACACTAGAGCAGGTGGATAAGGATCGCATGTCCGTGTATATCCTTTGCTGTTTGCTTCTCCTTGGCATCTATGGGGCGATATACAACGTGTCTAGGTGA